From one Papio anubis isolate 15944 unplaced genomic scaffold, Panubis1.0 scaffold1478, whole genome shotgun sequence genomic stretch:
- the LOC116272661 gene encoding cylicin-1-like codes for SSKSLLKHSIGLCFLEIKDSLLKNVSFIVHNTNLIKAFSSFNRLEVNIRTYDNSIPISESSRKSWNQKHFALTFPKPPQRGTNDKSRPLKSQITVTSFQRHDQRKLEEGQKPAHVWIRHSLRKILQRPPIYTAAREQTPFRHLYTSKTHLKKAEYKNSKDEKRGTPLKKDSKKKGGSYATNPESKQTVEDEKTKRQNEADKTPLKSSHENEPSKKSKPNSETNPESQNSKTVSKNYSQKDKKDSKNSKKTNTKFIYTKNNPKKDLKRSRTSNDAISEICSENSLNADFLMLVGESDDESIHFDTCLRNYSQNNSKKPAKKDTKKSAKKSSDAESEDSKDVKKDSKKVKKNAKKDDKKKDVKKDTESTDAESGDSKDARKDTKKDKKNLKKDDRKKDTKNYPESTDTESGDAKDANEDSRKSKKASKKDDKKKDAKKSTVSTDSESELESKKSQKDEKKYKKGSKTDNKKSVKSDEESTDADSEPKGDSKKGKKDEKKGRKDSKKDDRKKDAKKNAESTETESDLELKKEKKDSKKERKGSKKDVKKDARKDTESTDAEFDESSKTGFKTSTQIKSSDTESEEALYKPGAKKKIDESYGISANSKLEGLELRRGFRMSSKKTTFKEKGEKASIGRVPPSRERPPLPACEPSLPSPKVKRLCRCKMPPPPPKPRYAPLVSLLLFYF; via the exons ACAGTTCCAAATCACTGCTTAAACATAGCATTGGGCTTTGTTTCTTAGAAATAAAGGATAGtttacttaaaaatgtatcatttattgtccataatacaaatttaattaaagcattttcttcttttaatagaCTAGAAGTAAACATCAGAACATATGACAATTCCATTCCAA TCAGTGAATCAAGCAGAAAATCATGGAATCAAAAACACTTTGCTTTGACATTTCCCAAACCACCCCAGAGAGGTACAAATGATAAATCAAGACCTTTGAAATCACAAATAACAGTTACT TCTTTTCAGAGGCATGACCAAAGAAAACTAGAAGAAGGCCAGAAACCAGCTCATGTATGGATAAGgcattctttaagaaaaattttgcaacGACCACCTATTTACACAGCTGCCAGGGAACAGACTCCATTCAGACATCTTTATACTTCCAAAACCCATCttaaaaaagcagaatataagaACTCCAAAGATGAAAAAAGAGGAACACCTTTGAAGaaagattccaagaaaaaaggAGGCTCATATGCAACAAATCCAGAATCCAAGCAAACAGtagaagatgagaaaactaaaagaCAAAACGAGGCAGATAAAACTCCCTTAAAATCATCACATGAAAATGAACCATCTAAGAAGTCAAAACCCAATTCAGAAACAAATCCAGAATCCCAAAATTctaagacagtctcaaaaaattattcacaaaaagataagaaagattCAAAGAATTCCAAGAAGACGAACACTAAATTCATATATACAAAGAACAATCCAAAGAAAGATTTGAAGAGGTCAAGGACTAGTAATGATGCCATATCAGAGATTTGCTCAGAAAATAGTTTAAATGCTGATTTCCTCATGTTAGTGGGAGAGTCTGATGATGAATCCATACATTTTGATACATGCTTAAGGAATTATTCACAGAATAATTCAAAGAAGCCTGCAAAGAAGGACACAAAAAAGAGTGCAAAGAAAAGCTCTGATGCTGAATCTGAAGACTCAAAGGATGTTAAGAAAGATTCaaagaaagttaagaaaaatgcCAAGAAAGATGACAAGAAAAAGGATGTAAAGAAGGACACAGAGTCTACTGATGCTGAATCTGGAGACTCAAAGGATGCAAGGAAAGATACAAAGAAggataagaaaaatttaaagaaagatgaCAGGAAAAAGGACACAAAGAATTACCCAGAGTCTACTGATACTGAATCAGGAGACGCAAAGGATGCAAACGAAGATTCAAGAAAGTCAAAGAAGGCTTCAAAGAAAGATGACAAGAAAAAGGATGCGAAGAAAAGTACAGTCTCTACTGATTCTGAATCTGAATTGGAGTCaaagaaaagtcagaaagatgaaaaaaagtataaaaaaggttcaaagacagataataaaaagTCTGTCAAGAGTGATGAAGAATCTACTGATGCTGACTCTGAACCAAAAGGAGATTCAAAAAAGGgtaaaaaggatgaaaagaagggaaggaaagattcAAAGAAAGATGACAGAAAGAAGGATGCAAAGAAAAATGCGGAATCTACTGAAACTGAATCTGATTTggagttaaagaaagaaaagaaagactcaaagaaggaaaggaaaggttcAAAGAAAGATGTCAAGAAGGATGCAAGGAAGGACACAGAATCTACTGATGCTGAATTTGATGAATCTTCCAAGACAGGCTTTAAAACATCTACACAAATCAAAAGTTCAGATACTGAATCTGAAGAGGCACTATATAAACCTGGGGCTAAGAAGAAAATTGATGAATCGTATGGCATATCTGCAAATTCAAAGCTGGAAGGACTGGAATTAAGGAGAGGATTCAGAATGTCATCCAAAAAGACTACATTCaaggaaaaaggggaaaaggCAAGTATAGGTAGAGTTCCTCCATCAAGAGAAAGACCACCACTCCCTGCTTGTGAGCCTTCTCTACCATCACCAAAAGTCAAACGTCTTTGTCGGTGCAAGAtgcctcctccacctccaaaACCAAGATATGCTCCTTTGGTAAGtttactattgttttatttttag